From a region of the Acidimicrobiales bacterium genome:
- a CDS encoding SMP-30/gluconolactonase/LRE family protein — translation MPDRLPTAGDATTLATGLRFPEGPVALADGSTILTEIAGACVTRIGPDGTPAHVADVPGGPNGLAVAGDTLLVCNNGGFFVFTETDGLTVPGHGNEAWRGGSIDRVDPSTGALEALYTHCHGDRLQAPNDLVLDGAGGFWFTDHGVRADGSAGGGAAGVHWAAVDGSAIRPAAFGVDAPNGIGLSPDATVLHVAETYAGRVWSWPVVGPGELGRHPDAHPDAPHGGRLLYDAPDGHLFDSLAVDAGGFVVVGTLGAGGLTVIDPDGGGGVHIPLDDPLVTNVCFGGPDGRTAHCTGSGWGTLFTLPWPRPGAPLHT, via the coding sequence ATGCCCGACCGCCTCCCCACCGCCGGCGACGCCACCACCCTGGCGACCGGACTGCGCTTCCCAGAGGGCCCCGTGGCCCTCGCCGACGGCTCGACGATCCTCACCGAGATCGCCGGGGCCTGTGTCACCCGGATCGGGCCCGACGGCACGCCGGCCCACGTCGCCGACGTCCCCGGTGGTCCGAACGGGCTCGCCGTCGCCGGCGACACCCTCCTGGTGTGCAACAACGGCGGCTTCTTCGTCTTCACCGAGACCGACGGGTTGACCGTCCCCGGCCACGGGAACGAGGCGTGGCGGGGCGGGAGCATCGACCGGGTCGACCCGTCCACCGGGGCGCTCGAGGCGCTCTACACCCACTGCCACGGCGACCGGCTCCAGGCCCCCAACGACCTGGTGCTCGATGGGGCCGGGGGCTTCTGGTTCACCGACCACGGGGTGCGGGCCGACGGCTCGGCAGGTGGGGGAGCGGCGGGCGTCCACTGGGCGGCCGTCGACGGATCGGCGATCCGCCCCGCGGCGTTCGGGGTCGACGCCCCCAACGGCATCGGTCTCTCCCCCGACGCCACGGTGCTCCACGTCGCCGAGACCTATGCCGGGCGGGTGTGGTCGTGGCCGGTCGTCGGTCCCGGTGAGCTGGGCCGCCACCCCGACGCCCACCCCGACGCGCCGCACGGGGGGCGGCTCCTCTACGACGCCCCCGACGGGCACCTGTTCGACTCCCTCGCCGTCGACGCCGGTGGTTTCGTCGTCGTGGGCACCCTCGGCGCGGGCGGCCTCACGGTGATCGACCCCGACGGCGGCGGTGGGGTCCACATCCCCCTCGACGATCCGCTGGTCACCAACGTCTGCTTCGGCGGTCCCGACGGGCGCACCGCCCACTGCACCGGGTCCGGGTGGGGCACCCTCTTCACGCTGCCGTGGCCCCGGCCCGGGGCGCCGCTGCACACCTAG
- a CDS encoding DNA translocase FtsK, which translates to MATQQRSSTKRSKSTSGRSSSAGSRRPTGGAKAAAPKGRPASAARPAGPGPIRRAFEGHGHDVWGVALVALGLLSGLGIYLDLAGPLGRGLGDAFGALVGVLRVLVPVALVVLGALLLRGPAPEADRRPLTRAVVGSVLVLLAATGLFHLAKGAPAFGEPLAGFIDAGGYVGALVANPLQGLLARWGASLLLVALGVVGLVILTGVSVRTAAGRTADTVKPVHGVARRALDSLFVLGRATPPADAGDDRPELFDGEAGDDLAPRQIRPGDDQGEGAPQVFVAGEDDAGLLDVDPDELDAIIDPGAHDDLELDLRDDEPVLHVPTDGPVEVEQLAMPIVPAVKPRAWKLPPAKLLDRSEHQEVDRARVEERGRTLESALAEHGVDTRLVGMVVGPTVTRYELELAPGVKVARVTSLHKDIAYAMASADVRILAPIPGKQAIGIEVPNDSRQLVAVGDILASPEARAATNPLEVVIGRDINGRAVMADLAKMPHLLIAGATGAGKSSGINSLITSILMRTTPDEVRLILVDPKRVELGQYNRLPHLLTQVVTNPKKAANALSWAVREMERRYDLLSEIGFRDINGYNAAFDRGELYRDPSEGVEYQRLPYILIVVDELNDLMMVAARDVEESICRIAQMARAVGIHLVIATQRPSVNVITGVIKANVPARLAFAVSSLADSRVILDQGGAEKLLGRGDMLLLGPSSSVAQRIQGAWVTEAEVRAVVGFWRRQQPEVAYDEAVQGSDEGSAGAAGTVGAGGGGGDDDDEELTRQAMELVVRSQLGSTSMLQRKLRVGFARAGRLMDLLEQQGVVGPSEGSKARAVLMTPEELDGAGPDDAA; encoded by the coding sequence GTGGCCACTCAGCAACGCTCCAGCACGAAACGGTCGAAGTCCACCTCCGGGCGGTCGTCGTCGGCAGGCTCCCGGCGCCCCACCGGGGGCGCCAAGGCGGCCGCACCGAAGGGTCGACCGGCCAGCGCCGCCCGTCCTGCGGGACCCGGCCCGATCCGGCGCGCCTTCGAGGGCCACGGCCACGACGTCTGGGGGGTCGCCCTCGTCGCCCTCGGCCTCCTGAGCGGCCTCGGGATCTACCTCGACCTCGCCGGGCCCCTCGGACGCGGCCTCGGCGACGCATTCGGCGCGCTGGTCGGTGTGCTGCGGGTCCTCGTGCCGGTGGCCCTCGTCGTCCTCGGGGCCCTGTTGCTGCGAGGCCCGGCGCCCGAAGCGGACCGGCGCCCCCTCACCCGCGCCGTCGTCGGCTCGGTGCTGGTGCTCCTCGCCGCCACCGGGCTGTTCCACCTCGCGAAGGGCGCACCGGCGTTCGGCGAGCCGCTCGCGGGCTTCATCGACGCCGGCGGCTACGTCGGCGCGCTGGTGGCCAACCCGCTCCAGGGTCTGCTGGCCCGCTGGGGGGCGTCGCTGCTGCTCGTCGCCCTCGGGGTGGTCGGCCTGGTCATCCTCACCGGGGTGTCGGTGCGCACCGCCGCCGGTCGGACCGCCGACACGGTCAAGCCGGTGCACGGAGTGGCGCGCCGCGCCCTCGACTCGTTGTTCGTGCTCGGTCGCGCCACCCCGCCCGCCGACGCAGGCGACGACCGACCCGAGCTCTTCGACGGCGAGGCCGGCGACGACCTGGCGCCTCGGCAGATCCGGCCCGGCGACGACCAGGGCGAGGGTGCCCCGCAGGTGTTCGTGGCCGGCGAGGACGATGCCGGTCTCCTCGACGTCGACCCCGACGAGCTCGACGCCATCATCGACCCCGGCGCCCACGACGACCTCGAGCTCGACCTGCGCGACGACGAGCCGGTCCTGCACGTGCCGACCGACGGGCCCGTCGAGGTCGAGCAGCTGGCCATGCCGATCGTCCCCGCGGTGAAGCCCCGGGCGTGGAAGCTGCCCCCGGCGAAGCTCCTCGACCGCTCCGAGCACCAGGAGGTCGATCGGGCCCGTGTGGAGGAGCGGGGTCGCACGCTGGAGAGCGCCCTCGCCGAGCACGGCGTCGACACCCGCCTGGTGGGGATGGTCGTCGGGCCGACGGTCACCCGTTACGAGCTCGAGCTGGCGCCCGGCGTGAAGGTGGCCCGGGTGACCAGTCTGCACAAGGACATCGCCTACGCCATGGCCTCGGCCGACGTACGCATCCTCGCCCCGATCCCCGGCAAGCAGGCCATCGGCATCGAGGTCCCCAACGACAGCCGCCAACTCGTCGCCGTCGGCGACATCCTGGCCTCCCCCGAGGCGAGAGCCGCCACGAACCCCCTCGAGGTCGTGATCGGCCGTGACATCAACGGGCGCGCCGTCATGGCCGACCTGGCCAAGATGCCCCACCTCCTCATCGCCGGGGCGACCGGAGCGGGCAAGTCGTCGGGCATCAATTCGCTGATCACCTCGATCCTGATGCGCACCACCCCCGACGAGGTCCGCCTGATCCTCGTCGACCCCAAGCGGGTCGAGCTCGGCCAGTACAACCGCCTGCCCCACCTGCTCACCCAGGTCGTCACCAACCCGAAGAAGGCGGCCAACGCCCTCTCCTGGGCGGTGCGGGAGATGGAGCGCCGCTACGACCTGCTCAGCGAGATCGGCTTCCGCGACATCAACGGCTACAACGCCGCCTTCGACCGCGGCGAGCTGTACCGCGACCCGTCGGAGGGCGTCGAGTACCAGCGCCTTCCGTACATCCTCATCGTCGTCGACGAGCTCAACGACCTGATGATGGTGGCGGCCCGTGACGTCGAGGAGTCGATCTGTCGCATCGCCCAGATGGCCCGTGCCGTCGGCATCCACCTCGTCATCGCCACCCAGCGCCCCTCGGTGAACGTCATCACCGGCGTGATCAAGGCCAACGTCCCCGCCCGTCTCGCGTTCGCCGTCTCGAGCCTCGCCGACAGCCGGGTCATCCTCGACCAGGGCGGGGCCGAGAAGCTCCTCGGGCGCGGCGACATGCTGTTGCTCGGCCCGAGCTCCAGCGTCGCCCAGCGCATCCAGGGGGCGTGGGTCACCGAGGCCGAGGTCCGGGCGGTGGTCGGGTTCTGGCGGCGCCAGCAGCCCGAGGTCGCCTACGACGAGGCCGTCCAGGGCAGCGACGAGGGCTCCGCGGGCGCCGCCGGGACCGTCGGCGCCGGTGGGGGCGGTGGGGACGACGACGACGAGGAGCTCACCCGCCAGGCGATGGAGCTCGTCGTGCGCTCCCAGCTCGGGTCCACGTCGATGCTCCAACGCAAGCTGCGGGTGGGCTTCGCCCGCGCCGGCCGACTGATGGACCTGCTCGAGCAACAGGGTGTGGTCGGGCCCTCCGAGGGCTCGAAGGCCCGCGCCGTGCTCATGACCCCCGAGGAGCTCGACGGCGCCGGGCCCGACGACGCCGCCTGA
- the rimO gene encoding 30S ribosomal protein S12 methylthiotransferase RimO has translation MPERYWIETLGCPKNQVDSDKLVGRLLADGLVEAASAEQADLVVVNTCAFVEEARQESVDTILALDDARRDGARLVVTGCMAERYGTELAEALPEVDAVAGFGVPVTLGRRPDPAAPAVQAFDLLELPRPPATAPWAYVKVAEGCDRACGFCAIPSFRGPQRSRALADVLAEVDGLGAREIVLVAQDLAAYGRDQGVGERAIVPLVEAVAARVDRTRLLYLYPSDLTDALIDAVLATGVPYFDLSLQHVAPELMRRMRRWGDGERFLRRIDDIRRRDPGATFRSNFIVGYPGEREEHHDALLRFVADAQLDWCGFFAFSNEEGTHAAGLDGHVPRSLIDERLAELRELQDGVTAARRDRLIGAVVDVLVDEPGQGRTHREAPEIDGVVLVPDTLEVGTIVSVRVVDALGPDLVAEPLDQALAPATGALGGTGVGA, from the coding sequence ATGCCCGAGCGCTACTGGATCGAGACGCTCGGCTGCCCCAAGAACCAGGTCGACTCCGACAAGCTGGTGGGTCGCCTCCTCGCCGACGGGCTCGTCGAGGCCGCCTCCGCCGAGCAGGCCGACCTGGTGGTGGTCAACACCTGCGCGTTCGTCGAGGAGGCCCGCCAGGAGTCCGTCGACACGATCCTCGCCCTCGACGATGCCCGTCGCGACGGCGCCCGCCTCGTGGTCACCGGGTGCATGGCCGAGCGTTACGGCACCGAGCTCGCCGAGGCGCTGCCCGAGGTGGACGCCGTCGCCGGGTTCGGCGTGCCGGTCACCCTGGGCCGTCGCCCTGATCCTGCGGCTCCCGCCGTCCAGGCCTTCGATCTGCTCGAGCTCCCCCGACCGCCGGCCACCGCCCCGTGGGCCTACGTCAAGGTGGCCGAGGGCTGCGACCGGGCCTGCGGGTTCTGTGCCATCCCCAGCTTCCGGGGTCCGCAGCGGTCGCGCGCCCTCGCCGACGTGCTCGCCGAGGTCGACGGGCTCGGTGCGCGTGAGATCGTGCTGGTCGCCCAGGACCTCGCCGCCTACGGCCGTGACCAGGGGGTGGGGGAGCGGGCCATCGTCCCGCTGGTCGAGGCCGTCGCCGCCCGTGTCGACCGCACCCGGCTCCTGTACCTCTACCCCTCGGACCTCACCGACGCCCTCATCGACGCCGTCCTGGCCACCGGTGTCCCGTACTTCGACCTGTCCCTCCAACACGTTGCACCCGAGCTGATGCGGCGCATGCGGCGGTGGGGCGACGGCGAGCGGTTCCTGCGCCGCATCGACGACATCCGTCGCCGTGACCCCGGCGCCACGTTCCGGTCGAACTTCATCGTCGGCTACCCCGGTGAGCGCGAGGAGCACCACGACGCCCTCCTGCGCTTCGTGGCCGACGCCCAGCTCGACTGGTGCGGGTTCTTCGCGTTCTCGAACGAGGAGGGCACCCACGCTGCCGGTCTCGACGGGCACGTGCCCCGGTCGTTGATCGACGAGCGCCTGGCCGAGCTGCGCGAGCTCCAGGACGGCGTCACCGCCGCCCGACGTGACCGGTTGATCGGTGCGGTGGTCGACGTGCTCGTGGACGAACCCGGCCAGGGCCGAACGCACCGCGAAGCCCCGGAGATCGACGGGGTCGTGCTCGTGCCCGACACCCTCGAGGTCGGCACCATCGTCAGCGTCCGGGTGGTCGACGCGCTGGGCCCCGACCTGGTGGCCGAGCCGCTCGACCAGGCCCTCGCCCCGGCCACCGGCGCCCTGGGGGGCACGGGGGTGGGGGCGTGA
- a CDS encoding lipase family protein, whose product MHRRTRTARWVALVVGLALVGGACSSTGDDSSTATTAAPTATLAPPVGLPAFYGVPDPLPPGEPGDLIAAERLDVAGVNGTTWRVMYHSESVQGEDIAVTGLIVVPSSPAPEGGYPVVSWAHGTEGLADTCAPSLDADELAPLANPLLDAGYLVTASDFEGLGTPGLHPYIVGDSEARGTIDSVRAARNLPDLDVSDRYVVWGHSQGGHAAMFTLDIGEEWAPELQQLGVVAGAPPSQLLLINAALQTSPYRHYIAMVAAAINAAYGDEAAPLDEVLTPAGLDLLDEVGEACTGDLAAQFAGVDMSTLQKADPATVPTWNALLRENDPGTFTTPATAPLLIIHGGSDEQIPVASSALLFDQMCAIGQVTQRWVYPDQTHGGVVTASFADMLRWIDDRFAGESAPDPYQPVGPPVPETQSCPPT is encoded by the coding sequence ATGCATCGCAGGACCAGAACCGCCCGGTGGGTCGCGCTCGTCGTGGGCCTGGCCCTGGTGGGTGGCGCGTGCTCGTCGACCGGCGACGATTCGTCGACCGCCACCACGGCCGCACCGACCGCCACGCTCGCCCCGCCGGTCGGCCTGCCCGCCTTCTACGGCGTGCCCGACCCACTCCCCCCGGGGGAGCCGGGTGACCTCATCGCCGCCGAGCGGCTCGACGTGGCCGGTGTGAACGGGACCACGTGGCGGGTGATGTACCACTCCGAGTCGGTGCAGGGCGAGGACATCGCCGTCACCGGGCTGATCGTCGTGCCGTCGTCCCCCGCCCCGGAGGGCGGCTACCCGGTGGTGAGCTGGGCCCACGGCACGGAGGGTCTGGCCGACACGTGTGCTCCGTCGCTCGACGCCGACGAGCTCGCCCCGCTGGCCAACCCCTTGCTCGACGCCGGCTACCTGGTCACCGCCAGCGACTTCGAGGGCCTCGGCACCCCCGGGCTGCACCCCTACATCGTCGGCGACAGCGAGGCCCGCGGCACGATCGACAGCGTGCGGGCGGCCCGCAACCTCCCCGACCTCGACGTCAGCGACCGCTACGTGGTGTGGGGCCACTCCCAGGGCGGTCACGCAGCCATGTTCACCCTCGACATCGGTGAGGAGTGGGCCCCGGAGCTCCAGCAGCTGGGGGTGGTGGCAGGTGCGCCGCCGTCACAGCTGCTGTTGATCAACGCCGCGTTGCAGACCAGCCCCTACCGCCACTACATCGCGATGGTCGCTGCGGCCATCAACGCCGCGTACGGCGATGAGGCCGCGCCGCTCGACGAGGTGCTCACCCCCGCCGGGCTGGACCTCTTGGACGAGGTCGGCGAGGCGTGCACCGGCGACCTCGCTGCCCAGTTCGCGGGCGTCGACATGTCCACCCTGCAGAAGGCGGACCCGGCCACGGTGCCCACGTGGAACGCCCTGCTGCGCGAGAACGACCCGGGGACGTTCACCACGCCCGCGACGGCTCCGCTGCTCATCATCCACGGTGGGAGCGACGAGCAGATCCCGGTTGCGTCGAGCGCCCTGCTGTTCGACCAGATGTGCGCGATCGGCCAGGTGACACAGCGCTGGGTGTACCCGGACCAGACCCACGGCGGGGTCGTGACGGCGTCGTTCGCGGACATGTTGCGCTGGATCGACGACCGCTTCGCCGGCGAATCGGCGCCCGACCCCTACCAGCCGGTCGGCCCTCCGGTGCCCGAGACCCAGTCCTGCCCGCCGACGTAG
- a CDS encoding Dyp-type peroxidase: protein MPTPNLVPQPGIFAQGTRSHHLLELAVGPSATDGEIRAALAAVRQPTVTAGGINLVLGLGASLWHRLRRDDTPADLAPFPALDGLDGHTAPSTQGDVWVWVHGTGEDVVFDAARATVAALAPVAAVVLEQPGFVYHDSRDLTGFVDGSANPPLADAFEVACIPDGLPGAGGSHVLAQRWVHDLDGFHALPVAEQERVIGRTKPDSVELDDAHKPADAHIARVEIDLDGEEAEIYRRSVPYGRVGEMGLYFLAFSVEQRRFRVMLERMFGLADGMRDRLTDFSRPNSGAYYFAPSMGALDDLLGGAL from the coding sequence GTGCCCACCCCGAACCTCGTCCCCCAGCCCGGCATCTTCGCCCAGGGCACCCGCAGCCACCACCTGCTCGAGCTCGCCGTCGGACCCTCGGCCACGGATGGCGAGATCCGCGCCGCCCTCGCCGCCGTCCGCCAGCCGACCGTGACCGCCGGGGGGATCAACCTCGTCCTCGGGCTCGGCGCCTCGCTGTGGCACCGGCTGCGCCGCGACGACACCCCCGCGGACCTCGCCCCCTTCCCGGCCCTCGACGGCCTCGACGGCCACACCGCCCCCTCGACCCAGGGCGACGTGTGGGTCTGGGTCCACGGCACCGGCGAGGACGTGGTCTTCGACGCCGCCCGAGCCACGGTGGCGGCTCTCGCCCCGGTGGCCGCCGTCGTGCTCGAGCAGCCCGGCTTCGTGTACCACGACAGCCGTGACCTGACCGGCTTCGTCGACGGGTCGGCCAACCCGCCCCTGGCCGATGCGTTCGAGGTGGCGTGCATCCCCGACGGTCTCCCGGGGGCTGGCGGCAGCCACGTCCTCGCCCAGCGATGGGTGCACGACCTCGACGGCTTCCACGCGCTGCCGGTCGCCGAGCAGGAACGGGTGATCGGCAGGACCAAGCCCGACAGCGTCGAGCTCGACGACGCCCACAAGCCCGCCGACGCCCACATCGCCCGGGTCGAGATCGACCTCGACGGGGAGGAGGCCGAGATCTACCGACGCTCGGTCCCGTACGGGCGAGTGGGGGAGATGGGGTTGTACTTCCTGGCCTTCAGCGTCGAGCAGCGCCGCTTCCGCGTGATGCTGGAGCGGATGTTCGGCCTGGCCGACGGGATGCGCGACCGCCTGACCGACTTCTCCCGGCCCAACTCGGGGGCGTACTACTTCGCGCCCTCGATGGGGGCCCTCGACGACCTGCTCGGCGGGGCCCTCTGA
- the pgsA gene encoding CDP-diacylglycerol--glycerol-3-phosphate 3-phosphatidyltransferase codes for MSESGAQPTQPRPDQPRPDHGADDAPAGYGPSALATPANALTVVRLLVSPLLFAMISDTPSGWLVWFVFTALSLTDGVDGWIARRYGTTRSGAFLDPLADKILVLGSMFALVAVDRFPVWPVAVIAVREVAISLYRVYWGRRGLAVPARRSAKAKTLVQSLAVGAVLMPPLTDVTWLADSLLYLAVALAVISAAQYLLDGRRAATARGDRSGLVG; via the coding sequence GTGAGCGAGTCAGGGGCCCAGCCCACCCAGCCCCGGCCCGACCAGCCCCGGCCCGACCACGGGGCCGACGACGCCCCCGCCGGGTACGGGCCCTCGGCGCTGGCCACGCCGGCCAACGCCCTCACCGTGGTCCGGCTGCTGGTCTCCCCTCTCCTCTTCGCCATGATCAGCGACACCCCGAGCGGTTGGCTCGTCTGGTTCGTCTTCACCGCCCTCTCGCTCACCGACGGTGTCGACGGGTGGATCGCCCGTCGTTACGGCACCACCCGGAGCGGAGCGTTCCTCGACCCGCTCGCCGACAAGATCCTCGTGCTCGGCTCGATGTTCGCCCTCGTCGCGGTCGACCGCTTCCCGGTGTGGCCGGTGGCCGTCATCGCCGTGCGGGAGGTGGCCATCAGCCTGTACCGCGTCTACTGGGGCCGGCGCGGGCTGGCGGTGCCGGCCCGACGTTCGGCCAAGGCCAAGACCCTCGTGCAGTCCCTCGCCGTGGGGGCCGTGCTCATGCCCCCGCTGACCGACGTCACCTGGCTGGCCGACTCGCTGCTCTACCTGGCCGTGGCCCTCGCGGTGATCAGCGCGGCGCAGTACCTGCTCGACGGGCGTCGCGCCGCGACGGCGAGGGGCGACCGCAGCGGCCTCGTCGGGTGA
- a CDS encoding low temperature requirement protein A, with amino-acid sequence MTAERDGGPEQAAPTGSAAPAVGFLELFYDLVFVAATMVVSNVFSADVSWSGAFTCALLFALLWLLWFHTTTLANVERTDDLTHRVLVLVQMFFITLTVVAFANRETSASDFVGITYAVAVFSVAYLHHRAAQTSPQAGAWARRRRDRLVVAGLLVLSTGLFDDRLDDVALFLAIVVLVVPSALGSGRKAPAPPVDVHHLVERGALLTLIMCGEAFVKVGLVVSTGTIEASDVLAMVVEFVGVFAIFFIYFDDIPKAGVRPGTGKGELWALAHLPLHIGIVGVAIGISKFLQTASHPVHDEVSVILGVSFALVYAGLAVVGSLGLRTPIGPLTAARLGALGVVLVLSGLSWGVGWFTPGQLLVGLAVLAVAHAALAARLRRSTTVPAVN; translated from the coding sequence GTGACCGCCGAGCGGGACGGCGGGCCCGAGCAGGCCGCCCCCACCGGGTCGGCGGCTCCCGCCGTCGGGTTCCTCGAGCTGTTCTACGACCTGGTCTTCGTGGCCGCCACCATGGTCGTGTCCAACGTCTTCTCCGCCGACGTCAGCTGGTCCGGCGCGTTCACCTGCGCGCTGCTCTTCGCGTTGCTGTGGCTGCTGTGGTTCCACACCACGACGCTGGCCAACGTCGAACGCACCGACGACCTCACCCATCGGGTGCTCGTGCTGGTGCAGATGTTCTTCATCACGCTCACGGTGGTCGCCTTCGCCAACCGGGAGACCTCCGCCAGCGACTTCGTCGGGATCACCTACGCCGTGGCGGTGTTCTCGGTGGCCTATCTCCACCATCGCGCCGCACAGACCTCCCCGCAGGCGGGCGCCTGGGCGCGGCGACGTCGCGACCGCCTCGTGGTCGCCGGGCTCCTCGTGCTGTCCACCGGGCTCTTCGACGATCGGCTCGACGACGTGGCGCTCTTCCTGGCGATCGTCGTGTTGGTGGTGCCCTCGGCGCTCGGGAGCGGACGGAAGGCGCCGGCGCCCCCCGTCGACGTCCACCACCTCGTCGAACGTGGCGCGCTGCTCACCCTGATCATGTGCGGCGAGGCGTTCGTCAAGGTCGGTCTCGTCGTCTCCACCGGCACGATCGAGGCGTCCGACGTGCTGGCGATGGTCGTCGAGTTCGTCGGCGTGTTCGCCATCTTCTTCATCTACTTCGACGACATCCCCAAGGCCGGCGTGCGGCCCGGAACCGGCAAGGGTGAGCTGTGGGCGCTCGCCCACCTCCCGCTCCACATCGGCATCGTCGGTGTGGCCATCGGCATCTCGAAGTTCCTGCAGACCGCCAGCCACCCGGTGCACGACGAGGTCAGTGTGATCCTCGGGGTGAGCTTCGCCCTCGTCTACGCAGGACTCGCCGTCGTGGGATCGCTGGGCCTGCGCACCCCCATCGGCCCGCTGACCGCCGCCCGCCTCGGCGCGCTCGGTGTGGTCCTCGTCCTCTCCGGGCTGTCGTGGGGTGTGGGCTGGTTCACCCCCGGGCAACTGCTCGTGGGCCTCGCCGTCCTCGCCGTCGCGCACGCCGCGCTGGCCGCCCGGCTGCGCCGCTCGACGACGGTGCCGGCCGTCAACTGA
- the bioB gene encoding biotin synthase BioB has translation MSDVPVALSPNPRDSAPPRPRLSSDDARRAIRAAEAALLDERRQLRPDELATLADVPDASVPMLAALAHEVRLAWCGDTVEVEGILSAKTGGCPEDCHFCSQSAKFESPVQATPFLDTADVLAAARETAALGASEFCIVLAIRGPDERTMERVLELVPLVKDETGLDVAVSAGVLTPEQARRFAAGGVHRYNHNLETAESFFPEVVTTHTWAERFDTCRLVRDEGMELCCGVLLGMGESVEQRLELLEQLRSVEPHEVPVNFLNPRPGTPFAGRPLVEPLEAIRWIALFRLALPSVILRYAGGREVTLRELQALGLTSGINALIVGNYLTTLGRSPDEDLQMLDDLAMPIGALSKAL, from the coding sequence ATGTCCGACGTTCCCGTCGCCCTGTCGCCGAACCCGCGTGACTCCGCTCCGCCCCGTCCCCGGCTGTCGTCCGACGACGCCCGCAGGGCGATCCGCGCCGCCGAGGCGGCACTGCTCGACGAGCGCCGCCAGCTCCGCCCCGACGAGCTGGCCACCCTCGCCGACGTGCCCGACGCCTCGGTGCCGATGCTGGCCGCGCTGGCCCACGAGGTGCGCCTCGCGTGGTGCGGCGACACCGTCGAGGTCGAGGGCATCCTCTCGGCCAAGACCGGCGGGTGCCCCGAGGACTGCCACTTCTGCAGCCAGTCGGCCAAGTTCGAGTCGCCCGTGCAGGCCACGCCGTTCCTGGACACCGCCGACGTGCTCGCCGCGGCCCGTGAGACCGCCGCCCTCGGGGCCAGCGAGTTCTGCATCGTCCTCGCCATCCGCGGCCCCGACGAGCGGACCATGGAACGGGTGCTCGAGCTCGTGCCGCTGGTGAAGGACGAGACCGGCCTCGACGTGGCCGTGAGCGCCGGCGTCCTCACCCCCGAACAGGCCCGACGCTTCGCCGCCGGTGGGGTCCACCGCTACAACCACAACCTGGAGACGGCCGAGTCGTTCTTCCCCGAGGTCGTCACCACCCACACGTGGGCCGAGCGCTTCGACACCTGTCGGCTGGTGCGTGACGAGGGCATGGAGCTGTGCTGCGGCGTGCTGCTCGGCATGGGCGAGTCCGTCGAGCAGCGCCTCGAGCTGCTCGAGCAGCTCCGGTCCGTCGAGCCCCACGAGGTGCCGGTCAACTTCCTCAACCCCCGACCGGGCACCCCGTTCGCCGGCCGCCCGCTCGTCGAGCCGCTCGAGGCGATCCGCTGGATCGCGCTGTTCCGCCTCGCGCTGCCGTCGGTGATCCTGCGCTACGCCGGCGGCCGCGAGGTGACGCTGAGAGAGCTGCAGGCCCTGGGCCTGACGAGCGGCATCAACGCCCTCATCGTCGGCAACTACCTCACCACGCTCGGCCGCTCGCCCGACGAGGACCTCCAGATGCTCGACGACCTCGCCATGCCGATCGGCGCGCTGTCGAAGGCCCTCTGA